In the genome of Natronomonas salina, the window GACTCGTCGGGGGCGAGGTCGGTCCGGACGCCGAGGTCGTCGAGGACGTGCTTGTAGGCGTCCTGCTTCTGGGTGGGGACGCGGTCGCCGGAGTGGACGACGACGGGCGTGCCCGCGGCCGCGGCGACGAGCCCCGCGGCGACGCCGAAGATGGCGCTGCGGCCCTTGCCGTCGTAGTTGGCGCCGCAGTCGACGGGGTCGCAGTCCGGCGCGGCCGACTCGACGCCCTCGTCCATGACGTCGACGTAGGCGGCGAGCTCCTCGGGGGTGTTCCGCTTCCAGCGGTTCGCCAGCCAGAAGGCGCCGAGCGTCGTCGGGTCCGGCTGGTCGTCGAGGATGCGGCGGAACGCCTCTCTGGCCTGCTCGCGGGTCATGTCGTCGGCGGACTTGTGCCCCGAGCCCACCACCTCGGTCATGAGCCGCTTGAGGGGCCACTCGCCGTACGTCTCGGTGGTCTGTGACATGTCCGTGCGTTCAGTCGCCTCGCACAAGAACGGTTCGCTGTCGGCCCGCCCGAATCCGCGAGCCGGAAGTAGACGTCCGTACGGGGCCGGACGGGTCGAGGCCACTGTGAATCGCTTCCTCGGAGCGAGGCGAGGGACGACCCGAACGGAGAGCGAAAGCGATACCCTTCCCTGGCCTATATCGGGGGTAATGACCGTGACGGGCGACTGGCGGGCCGGGCTCGACGAGGTGGACGCGGCGCTTATCGACGGCTACCAGTCCGGGTTCCCGATCGAGGAGCGCCCGTTCCGCCGGGTGGCCGAGGACCTCGGCGTCGACGAAGCCGACGCCCTGGCCCGCGTCCAGCGGCTCCGCGACGACGGGCTCTTCCGGCGGTTCGGCCCCGTCCTCAACCCGCCGGTGATCGGCGCGTCGACGCTCGCGGCCGTCCAGGCTCCCGAGGGCCGGTTCGACGAGGTCGCCGAGGTGGTCAACTCCTACCGGCAGGTCAACCACAACTACCGCCGGGACCACGAGTGGAACATGTGGTTCGTCGTCACCGCCGGGTCGCTGGCGACACGCGACGAGATCCTCGCCGACATCGAGGCGCGGACCGGCTGCGAGGTGCTGAACCTTCCGATGCTGACGGACTTCTACATCGACCTGGAGTTCCCCGTGGTCAACGGGGACCGTTTTGCGAGAGAATCCGTCGACCAGACGACGGTGACCGCCACGCGCATCGCCGAGACGGCGGCCGCCGACCTCTCGGCCCTCGACCGGCGGCTCCTGCTGGAGATCCAGGGCGGCTTCCCGCTGTCGGAGACGCCGTACCGCGACGTCGCCGAAGCGGTCGAGGCGCCGGTCGACGACGTCC includes:
- a CDS encoding Lrp/AsnC family transcriptional regulator, whose product is MTVTGDWRAGLDEVDAALIDGYQSGFPIEERPFRRVAEDLGVDEADALARVQRLRDDGLFRRFGPVLNPPVIGASTLAAVQAPEGRFDEVAEVVNSYRQVNHNYRRDHEWNMWFVVTAGSLATRDEILADIEARTGCEVLNLPMLTDFYIDLEFPVVNGDRFARESVDQTTVTATRIAETAAADLSALDRRLLLEIQGGFPLSETPYRDVAEAVEAPVDDVLAAVERLREQGCIKRIGCVVNHVVTGFDANCMVVWDVPDDELDARGEGAGELPFVTLCYHRPRRPEQGWPYNLFTMIHGRDPAAVDEKIDELASDHLPFDHERLYSTGTLKQTGARYEDIVGGE